In the Anastrepha obliqua isolate idAnaObli1 chromosome 1, idAnaObli1_1.0, whole genome shotgun sequence genome, one interval contains:
- the LOC129252936 gene encoding glycerophosphodiester phosphodiesterase 1, whose product MRILGVLWTLLKMLYQLLWCSARLLSVLFNVFWFACNLASACIPWLTLVLLVACVASKFAKLRSPDEKRLLSLLGGCAPEELTYWPIANRGAGYDAPENSRAAIKKCAARGYRNVLLEAGLTACGEVVIVNRATLERAGLMGGIARYTLEELRKLNITELHPLGSQFEAERILTLTELIQLLEEQQRITVFLHILDNSVRMLEQLKAIIKANSQFSSRTILISRSPYAIYQLRKLHPELICGLWTEKSLSLAILKASTLITSIYGAFFRNIIAPVIGISVVFVSKEEFNLHIAELWRNVGVRPLVYNVNSPNEKRYFQKTMKTQYLTDSLRSEPHLLMKA is encoded by the exons ATGAGAATTCTGGGCGTGCTGTGGACCCTCCTTAAAATGCTCTACCAACTGCTATGGTGTTCGGCGCGCTTACTCTCAGtgctttttaatgttttctggtTCGCCTGCAATCTTGCATCGGCGTGTATACCATGGTTGACATTGGTGCTACTCGTGGCTTGTGTGGCTTCCAAATTCGCCAAGCTACGCAGTCCGGATGAGAAGCGTTTGCTTAGTTTGCTGGGTGGTTGCGCGCCGGAGGAGCTAACATATTGGCCAATTGCAAATCGTGGTGCTGGCTATGATGCGCCTGAAAACTCCAGAGCTGCAATAAAAAAG TGCGCGGCACGCGGCTATCGCAATGTGCTACTGGAAGCCGGATTAACGGCGTGTGGTGAGGTAGTTATTGTAAATCGGGCAACGCTGGAACGTGCCGGTTTAATGGGTGGCATTGCCCGCTACACCCTGGAGGAATTGCGCAAATTGAATATAACCGAGCTGCATCCATTAGG CTCACAATTTGAGGCTGAGCGCATACTCACACTTACAGAGTTAATACAACTCTTGGAGGAACAACAACGAATAACTGTCTTCTTGCACATTTTGGACAATAGCGTACGAATGCTGGAACAGTTAAAGGCTATAATAAAAGCTAATTCACAATTTTCCTCACGCACAATACTCATCAGCCGCTCGCCATATGCCATCTATCAG TTACGCAAATTACATCCAGAATTGATTTGCGGCCTTTGGACAGAAAAATCGCTTTCATTGGCAATTCTGAAGGCCTCAACACTGATCACATCGATTTACGGCGCATTCTTTCGCAATATTATTGCACCAGTGATTGGAATTAGCGTTGTCTTTGTCAGCAAAGAAGAATTCAACCT TCACATCGCTGAACTTTGGCGCAATGTGGGCGTCCGTCCATTGGTATATAATGTAAATTCGCccaatgaaaaacgatattttcaaaaaacaatgaaaactcAATATTTAACCGATTCGTTACGCTCCGAACCACACCTGCTAATGAAGGCTTAg
- the LOC129253460 gene encoding GTP-binding protein Rheb homolog, with protein sequence MPLKERNIAMMGYSSVGKSSLCIQFVEGQFVDSYDPTIENTFTKVARVNSQDYEVKVVDTAGQDEYSIFPVQYSMDFHGYVLVYSITSQKSFEVIKFIYEKLLEVMGKKYVPVVLVGNKTDLHQERTVTTEEGRKLAESWRATFLETSAKQNESVADIFHRLLISIESENGNPQEKSNCIIS encoded by the exons ATGCCACTAAAGGAACGGAATATCGCCATGATGGGCTACAGCTCAGTTG GGAAATCATCGCTATGCATACAATTTGTTGAGGGTCAATTTGTGGACTCCTACGATCCAACAATTGAGAATA CTTTTACGAAAGTAGCGCGTGTCAATTCGCAGGATTACGAAGTGAAAGTAGTTGATACAGCTGGTCAGGATGAATACAGTATATTCCCTGTGCAATATAGCATGGACTTTCACGGCTATGTGCTTGTCTACTCGATAACCAGCCAAAAATCATTTGAAGTCATTAAATTTATCTACGAAAAGTTATTGGAAGTAATGGGGAAAAAATA tGTACCTGTTGTATTAGTTGGCAACAAAACTGATTTACATCAGGAGCGCACAGTGACCACGGAAGAGGGACGAAAATTAGCAGAATCTTGGCGAGCAACATTTTTGGAAACATCAGCTAAGCAAAATGAG tcTGTTGCCGACATCTTTCATCGACTACTGATATCCATTGAGAGCGAGAATGGCAATCCACAGGAGAAGAGTAATTGCATTATCTCGTGA